A portion of the Thermosediminibacter oceani DSM 16646 genome contains these proteins:
- a CDS encoding DegV family protein, giving the protein MGSVKIVTDSTADLPPDMVERYEIGIVPLKIFFGDEEYRDGIDITPDEFYKKLRTSPHHPRTSQPSPAEFVECYEKLATDATHLISIHLSSKLSGTYNSAIVAGSMVDIPVDAVDSQGASMVLGFMAIEAAKAAREGKQPGEILDKVEGLKKRIRIYFLVDTLEYLQKGGRIGRAAAFLGNLLNIKPMLTFEDGLITPVERIRGKSKALNKLVEKVSQEAAKGPLTAAVVHSDCLEEALRFKELIEERFEFRELYLTSLGCVLGAHTGPGLIGIVYYH; this is encoded by the coding sequence ATGGGGTCTGTAAAAATAGTGACCGACAGCACGGCGGACTTACCGCCCGATATGGTGGAGAGGTACGAAATCGGCATAGTGCCGTTAAAAATATTTTTCGGGGATGAAGAATACAGGGATGGTATTGATATAACGCCCGATGAGTTCTATAAAAAGTTGAGGACATCGCCCCATCATCCCCGAACATCCCAGCCGTCTCCTGCCGAGTTTGTCGAATGCTATGAAAAACTGGCAACGGATGCTACGCACTTAATTTCTATCCACCTGTCTAGTAAACTGAGCGGAACCTACAATTCCGCCATTGTGGCCGGGAGCATGGTTGATATTCCAGTGGATGCGGTGGATTCACAAGGAGCGTCGATGGTACTGGGATTTATGGCAATAGAAGCGGCCAAAGCGGCCCGGGAAGGTAAACAACCGGGTGAGATCCTCGATAAAGTAGAGGGTTTGAAAAAGAGAATCCGGATATATTTTTTGGTGGACACACTCGAGTACCTGCAAAAGGGCGGCAGGATAGGAAGAGCTGCGGCGTTTCTCGGAAATCTGCTCAATATAAAACCGATGCTTACTTTTGAAGACGGCCTGATAACTCCTGTGGAAAGAATCCGGGGAAAATCAAAGGCGCTCAATAAGCTGGTGGAAAAAGTTTCTCAGGAGGCGGCCAAAGGACCACTTACGGCTGCCGTTGTACATTCCGATTGCCTTGAGGAAGCCTTGCGATTTAAAGAACTCATCGAAGAAAGATTTGAATTCAGAGAGCTTTACCTCACTTCTCTGGGGTGCGTTCTGGGGGCTCACACAGGGCCGGGCCTCATAGGAATCGTATATTACCACTAG
- the fabG gene encoding 3-oxoacyl-[acyl-carrier-protein] reductase, translating into MDLSGKICIVTGGSRGIGRSISIKLARSGANVVVNYKTNEKSALDTVAEIESFGGTAMAYGANVADYNQAARMVEDVYQKFGRIDVLVNNAGITRDALILRMSEKDWDDVINTNLKGLYNTTKGVVKYMVKQRCGRIINISSVVGIYGNAGQANYAAAKAGIIGFTKALAKELGGRGITVNAVAPGFIKTDMTSEVIQKTSEEVIAEKIPLKRLGKPEDVASLVAFLASEESSYITGQIIAIDGGLTL; encoded by the coding sequence ATGGACTTATCGGGTAAAATTTGTATAGTTACGGGAGGTTCTAGAGGGATAGGTAGGAGCATAAGTATTAAACTAGCCCGGAGCGGAGCTAACGTAGTAGTGAACTATAAGACAAATGAAAAATCAGCTCTGGATACCGTGGCCGAGATAGAAAGTTTCGGCGGCACGGCAATGGCCTACGGGGCCAACGTTGCCGATTACAATCAGGCCGCCAGGATGGTTGAAGACGTTTACCAAAAATTCGGCCGAATAGATGTACTTGTGAACAATGCCGGAATAACGAGGGATGCGCTGATACTACGTATGAGCGAAAAAGATTGGGATGATGTGATCAACACCAATTTAAAGGGCCTTTATAATACCACAAAAGGTGTTGTAAAGTATATGGTTAAGCAGCGGTGTGGAAGGATAATTAACATTTCCTCGGTAGTCGGTATATATGGCAATGCAGGGCAGGCAAATTACGCTGCTGCTAAAGCGGGAATAATAGGATTTACTAAAGCGCTGGCGAAGGAATTGGGCGGCAGAGGCATAACCGTAAATGCCGTTGCCCCGGGATTCATAAAGACCGACATGACGTCGGAGGTGATTCAGAAAACTTCAGAGGAAGTCATAGCTGAAAAAATTCCCCTTAAGAGATTGGGAAAACCCGAGGATGTGGCAAGCCTCGTAGCTTTTTTGGCATCCGAAGAATCTAGCTACATAACCGGCCAGATTATCGCTATTGACGGTGGACTTACTTTATAA
- the fapR gene encoding transcription factor FapR, with protein sequence MFKKGLSKKERQKELQTLLADDPFLTDEELAERFNVSIQTIRLDRMELKIPELRERIKAVAQENYSKVRAIGIKEIVGELVDLELGKRGISVLETTEDMTFEKTKIVRGEFIFAQANSLAIAVIDANVALTGVANIKYKSPVFAGQKLVAKAEVTRVRGNKQFVFVRVYEKQREVFRGKFILVSLDGEVNV encoded by the coding sequence GTCAAAAAAAGAAAGGCAAAAGGAGCTACAGACATTGCTTGCTGATGACCCTTTTTTAACCGACGAAGAACTAGCGGAGAGGTTTAACGTCAGCATCCAGACCATAAGGCTGGACCGGATGGAGCTTAAAATCCCGGAGCTTCGTGAAAGAATAAAAGCTGTAGCTCAGGAAAACTACTCCAAAGTCAGAGCGATAGGTATAAAAGAAATCGTCGGGGAACTGGTAGATCTAGAACTGGGCAAAAGGGGTATTTCTGTATTGGAAACCACTGAAGATATGACTTTCGAAAAAACCAAAATAGTGAGGGGAGAATTCATATTTGCCCAGGCAAACTCGCTGGCCATAGCTGTAATAGATGCAAACGTAGCTCTGACGGGAGTTGCCAATATAAAATACAAATCTCCCGTATTCGCGGGGCAGAAACTCGTTGCAAAAGCGGAAGTTACTAGGGTCAGGGGCAATAAACAGTTCGTGTTTGTAAGGGTGTATGAAAAGCAGCGGGAAGTGTTTCGGGGTAAGTTTATCCTGGTATCATTAGATGGCGAGGTGAATGTATGA
- the plsX gene encoding phosphate acyltransferase PlsX: MKIIVDAMGGDNAPKEVVLGALEAVKNLAVDVVLVGNEEKIRYYMATPVPKIEVVNAAEVIGNDEPPVAAIRTKKDASIPKGLKLLKEGRGNAMVSAGSTGALMAGGLFILGRFEGVDRPAIATLVPTRKKPTLLLDIGANSDSKPRNLVQFAVMGSVYSREILGVENPRVGLLNIGVEEEKGNSAVKTAYGLLRELKDINFGGNVEARDFFDGHFDVVVCDGFVGNIFLKTVEGFGSFLLDLLKTEVKGKFTYSLGALLIKPALKAVKARMDYSEYGGAMFLGLDGILIKCHGSSDRKAIFNGIKLAKQFAESNVHLKLKKALLDIEGEISS, encoded by the coding sequence ATGAAGATTATTGTAGATGCCATGGGAGGAGACAACGCCCCGAAGGAAGTGGTTTTGGGTGCTTTAGAGGCGGTTAAAAACCTGGCCGTGGACGTCGTCCTGGTAGGCAATGAAGAAAAAATCCGGTATTATATGGCGACCCCGGTGCCGAAAATCGAAGTGGTGAATGCCGCTGAAGTTATAGGTAACGATGAACCGCCCGTGGCAGCAATCAGGACTAAAAAGGATGCGTCAATTCCCAAAGGCTTGAAGCTGCTGAAAGAAGGACGAGGTAACGCTATGGTTTCCGCCGGGAGTACCGGCGCCCTAATGGCCGGCGGTCTTTTCATCCTCGGGAGGTTTGAGGGTGTTGACAGGCCTGCCATTGCAACCCTGGTTCCTACCAGAAAAAAGCCGACGCTATTGCTGGATATCGGCGCAAACAGCGATTCAAAACCCAGAAATCTCGTCCAGTTTGCCGTCATGGGGAGCGTCTACAGCAGGGAGATCCTGGGCGTTGAGAACCCCAGAGTAGGATTGCTCAACATAGGCGTCGAGGAAGAAAAGGGGAATAGTGCCGTTAAAACGGCTTACGGGCTATTGAGAGAATTAAAGGATATCAACTTCGGGGGAAACGTAGAAGCCAGGGACTTTTTCGATGGCCATTTTGACGTGGTAGTGTGCGACGGATTCGTGGGCAACATATTCCTCAAGACCGTTGAAGGTTTCGGGAGCTTTTTGCTGGACCTGTTAAAAACCGAAGTCAAAGGGAAATTTACATACTCACTAGGAGCCCTTTTGATAAAGCCGGCTTTAAAAGCCGTCAAAGCCAGGATGGATTATTCCGAATACGGTGGGGCGATGTTTCTCGGTCTTGACGGAATTCTTATAAAATGTCACGGTTCGTCGGACAGAAAGGCGATATTCAACGGTATCAAGCTGGCAAAACAGTTTGCTGAAAGTAACGTACATTTAAAATTGAAAAAAGCGCTTTTAGATATAGAAGGAGAGATATCATCTTGA
- the rnc gene encoding ribonuclease III translates to MVLDEKRCGELKKLQQILGVDFDDLNILNQAFIHPSYAYEKGLSHQEHNQRLEFLGDAVLELVISEWIYDKYPNYTEGELTKLRALLVCEESLAYLSRELTLGDFLIMGKGEEITGGREKASILADTFEALIGAMYLDKGFGAITGFVREKFKPVMERAEKGKLFPDYKTALQEMLQRISPDRITYNVIKEEGPDHNKTFFVEVVWKNKILGSGCGKSKKEAEQNAAKAAIRFLKDRNMAI, encoded by the coding sequence ATGGTTTTAGATGAAAAAAGATGTGGTGAATTGAAAAAGTTGCAGCAAATCCTGGGTGTGGACTTTGATGATCTTAATATTCTTAACCAGGCTTTCATACATCCTTCTTATGCTTACGAAAAGGGGCTTTCTCACCAGGAACACAATCAGAGACTTGAATTTCTGGGGGATGCTGTGCTGGAACTGGTGATAAGCGAGTGGATCTACGATAAGTATCCCAATTATACGGAAGGGGAGCTGACAAAATTAAGAGCACTGCTGGTGTGCGAGGAAAGCCTGGCGTATCTTTCGCGAGAGCTTACTCTGGGAGATTTTTTAATAATGGGAAAAGGTGAGGAAATCACCGGCGGCCGGGAAAAAGCTTCCATACTGGCCGATACCTTTGAAGCCCTTATCGGCGCCATGTATCTTGATAAGGGTTTTGGTGCGATAACCGGTTTTGTAAGGGAAAAGTTCAAACCCGTCATGGAAAGGGCCGAAAAAGGCAAATTGTTCCCCGATTACAAGACGGCTCTTCAGGAAATGCTGCAGAGGATCTCGCCCGATAGGATAACTTATAATGTAATAAAAGAAGAGGGGCCTGATCACAACAAAACTTTTTTCGTCGAAGTCGTGTGGAAAAATAAAATTCTGGGCAGCGGCTGCGGCAAAAGCAAGAAAGAGGCCGAACAGAACGCAGCAAAAGCGGCAATACGATTCTTAAAAGACAGAAATATGGCAATATAA
- the fabD gene encoding ACP S-malonyltransferase has product MGKVAFLFAGQGAQYVGMGKELIDNFETARKIFDMADEVLGYKISEICFNGPEERLKETANTQPAILTHSVACYFLLKEEGIVPNVVAGLSLGEYSALVAAESIDFEEAVPLVRKRGIYMQEAVPLGRGAMAAVIGLEKQEVLRVCELASEAGIVEAANFNCPDQIVISGEVRAVEKAVEIAKGKGARKAVMLHVSAPFHCSLLKPAGEKLAVELGKVHIKSAKIPLISNVTADPVSDGATIKELLVKQVSSPVLWEDSVNKMKEMGVDTFVELGPGRALSGFVKKIDRSLVTLNVEDVESLRKTIAFFRGRK; this is encoded by the coding sequence ATGGGAAAAGTGGCGTTTTTGTTTGCCGGGCAGGGTGCCCAGTATGTCGGTATGGGTAAAGAGTTGATCGATAATTTTGAAACAGCAAGAAAAATATTCGACATGGCCGACGAAGTATTGGGTTATAAAATTTCCGAAATTTGTTTTAACGGTCCTGAAGAAAGGCTGAAGGAAACCGCCAACACCCAGCCGGCCATTTTGACTCACAGCGTAGCCTGCTACTTCTTACTGAAAGAAGAAGGAATAGTCCCCAACGTGGTGGCGGGGTTGAGCCTGGGAGAGTATTCTGCCCTTGTAGCTGCAGAATCCATAGACTTCGAAGAAGCGGTGCCCCTTGTGCGCAAGAGAGGCATATATATGCAGGAAGCCGTGCCGCTGGGTCGGGGAGCCATGGCCGCAGTAATCGGCCTCGAAAAACAGGAGGTGCTCAGAGTTTGTGAACTTGCTTCGGAAGCAGGGATAGTGGAAGCCGCTAATTTCAACTGTCCGGATCAGATAGTTATTTCCGGGGAAGTGAGAGCTGTCGAAAAAGCGGTAGAGATCGCCAAGGGAAAGGGCGCCAGGAAAGCCGTCATGTTGCACGTAAGCGCACCCTTCCACTGCAGCCTGCTTAAGCCGGCGGGTGAAAAGCTTGCCGTGGAGCTGGGCAAAGTCCACATAAAATCTGCTAAAATTCCCCTGATTTCAAACGTAACTGCGGACCCGGTTTCCGACGGTGCCACAATAAAGGAACTTCTGGTAAAACAGGTGAGCTCTCCGGTACTCTGGGAAGACAGCGTCAACAAAATGAAGGAAATGGGAGTGGATACTTTTGTGGAGTTAGGTCCCGGTAGAGCGCTTTCGGGGTTTGTCAAAAAAATCGACAGAAGCCTGGTTACCCTAAACGTGGAGGATGTGGAATCCTTGCGCAAGACCATAGCTTTCTTTAGGGGGAGAAAATAA
- a CDS encoding beta-ketoacyl-ACP synthase III — translation MKRAGIIGLGSYTPEKVLANSDLEKMVETSDEWIKTRTGISYRRIAGEDTATSDIAVKASLKALEKAAMDPEELDLIIGATVTPDMMFPSTACVVQRKIGAFRAAAFDLSAGCTGFIYALTIATQFIKNGTYRNILIFGAETLSKIVDWQDRNTCVLFGDGAGAAVVSEVEQGGILESLLGADGRGTDLLFMPAGGSREPASIETVRERKHYIKMNGNEVFKFAVKIMEVATRQVVESANLTTDDVDFIIPHQANMRIIDAAIKRLNIPKEKVMVNLDRYGNMSAASIPVALDEAVREKRIKKGDKVVVVGFGAGLTWGANLIEWSFD, via the coding sequence TTGAAAAGGGCTGGCATTATAGGTTTGGGCTCCTATACTCCGGAAAAAGTACTTGCAAACAGTGATCTGGAAAAGATGGTAGAAACTTCAGATGAATGGATAAAGACCAGGACGGGAATTTCTTACCGACGGATTGCCGGCGAAGATACTGCTACCTCCGATATAGCTGTGAAAGCATCGCTCAAGGCCCTGGAAAAGGCAGCCATGGATCCAGAGGAACTCGATTTGATCATAGGAGCAACGGTAACTCCTGACATGATGTTTCCGTCGACCGCATGCGTCGTTCAGAGAAAGATAGGAGCGTTCAGGGCAGCAGCGTTCGACCTGTCGGCCGGATGCACCGGTTTTATATACGCCCTGACTATCGCTACCCAGTTTATCAAAAACGGCACATACAGAAATATTCTTATCTTTGGAGCCGAAACACTTTCAAAAATTGTTGACTGGCAGGACAGGAATACGTGCGTGCTGTTCGGAGACGGTGCCGGAGCAGCCGTAGTGAGCGAGGTTGAACAGGGAGGAATTCTGGAGAGCCTTCTGGGAGCCGATGGAAGGGGAACAGACCTGCTTTTTATGCCTGCAGGTGGTTCTAGGGAGCCCGCTAGTATTGAAACGGTCAGGGAACGGAAGCACTATATTAAAATGAACGGCAACGAGGTATTTAAATTTGCAGTAAAGATTATGGAAGTAGCTACAAGACAGGTGGTTGAGAGTGCCAACCTTACCACGGATGACGTGGATTTTATAATCCCGCACCAGGCGAATATGAGGATTATCGATGCAGCCATAAAAAGGCTCAACATTCCTAAAGAAAAGGTTATGGTCAACCTGGATAGATACGGCAACATGTCTGCCGCATCGATTCCGGTAGCCTTGGACGAAGCCGTTAGGGAAAAACGAATTAAAAAAGGTGATAAGGTAGTGGTGGTTGGGTTCGGAGCCGGCCTTACCTGGGGAGCTAATCTTATAGAGTGGAGTTTCGACTGA
- a CDS encoding stage V sporulation protein S codes for MEVLKVSAQSKPKAVAGALAAVLREKGVAELQAVGAGAVNQAVKAIAITRGFVAPNGIDLVTVPAFAEIEIDGEERTAIKFIVEPR; via the coding sequence ATGGAAGTACTAAAAGTGTCAGCTCAGTCAAAACCCAAGGCCGTTGCTGGTGCTCTGGCAGCCGTCCTGAGGGAAAAAGGGGTAGCAGAACTTCAGGCAGTGGGTGCCGGAGCTGTCAACCAAGCGGTAAAGGCAATTGCAATTACCAGAGGGTTTGTCGCTCCTAATGGTATCGATCTGGTTACCGTTCCTGCCTTTGCAGAAATTGAAATTGATGGTGAAGAAAGAACAGCAATTAAATTTATAGTAGAACCCCGATAA
- the fabK gene encoding enoyl-[acyl-carrier-protein] reductase FabK: MFHTEICDLLGIKYPIIQGGMAWVATAELAAAVSNAGGLGVIGAGKAPAEAVREEIRKTRSLTDKPFGVNVYFMSPFVDEVMKVIIEERVPVVTTGAGNPGKYIASLKEAGTKIIPVIASVALAQRLEKIGVDAVIAEGMECGGHIGEITTMALVPQVVDAVKIPVIAAGGIADARGFLAALALGAKGVQMGTRFVCSKECTVHENYKQAIIKAGDRSTVVTGRSTGHPVRVLKNKLARKFELLEQKGADLKEYEALGAGKLKAAVEGDAENGSLMAGQVAGLVNEIKPVKDIIEEIINAASMLLDEMATGQKWR; this comes from the coding sequence ATGTTCCACACAGAAATATGCGATCTGCTGGGGATAAAATACCCGATAATACAAGGAGGAATGGCCTGGGTCGCCACCGCCGAACTGGCAGCGGCTGTCTCCAATGCCGGTGGTCTAGGCGTAATAGGGGCGGGCAAAGCACCGGCTGAGGCTGTAAGGGAAGAGATCAGAAAAACCAGATCCCTGACGGATAAGCCCTTTGGGGTTAACGTATATTTTATGTCTCCTTTCGTGGATGAAGTAATGAAGGTAATCATCGAAGAAAGAGTCCCAGTAGTGACCACCGGAGCCGGGAACCCGGGCAAATACATAGCCAGCCTGAAGGAAGCCGGGACCAAAATAATACCGGTAATTGCATCAGTCGCCTTGGCCCAGAGACTTGAAAAAATAGGTGTGGATGCGGTTATCGCCGAAGGCATGGAGTGCGGTGGTCATATAGGAGAAATCACGACTATGGCTCTGGTACCCCAGGTGGTTGATGCCGTTAAAATCCCGGTAATAGCTGCCGGAGGTATCGCGGACGCCAGAGGATTCCTTGCCGCTTTAGCCCTGGGAGCGAAGGGTGTTCAAATGGGTACCAGATTCGTGTGTTCGAAGGAATGCACAGTCCACGAAAATTACAAACAGGCCATCATCAAGGCTGGAGACCGGAGTACCGTGGTAACCGGGAGGTCTACCGGGCACCCGGTAAGGGTGTTGAAGAACAAACTGGCGAGAAAGTTCGAGCTGCTGGAGCAAAAGGGGGCTGACTTGAAAGAGTATGAGGCTCTCGGAGCGGGAAAACTGAAAGCAGCGGTAGAAGGCGATGCGGAAAACGGTTCTTTGATGGCAGGGCAGGTAGCCGGCCTTGTAAACGAAATTAAACCAGTAAAAGACATAATAGAAGAGATTATAAATGCTGCCAGTATGCTGCTGGATGAAATGGCGACCGGCCAAAAGTGGAGGTAG
- the acpP gene encoding acyl carrier protein — MEILDRVKKIIADQLGVDEDEVVPEASFIDDLGADSLDIVELIMAFEEEFDLEIPDEDAEKIKTVQDVIDYIKNRTS; from the coding sequence ATGGAAATTCTGGACAGGGTAAAGAAAATAATTGCCGACCAGTTGGGCGTCGATGAAGATGAAGTGGTACCCGAGGCTTCCTTTATCGACGACCTGGGGGCAGATTCACTGGATATTGTGGAATTAATTATGGCTTTTGAAGAAGAATTTGACCTTGAAATCCCCGATGAAGACGCAGAAAAGATCAAAACCGTTCAAGACGTGATAGATTACATAAAAAATCGTACATCATAA
- the fabF gene encoding beta-ketoacyl-ACP synthase II, with protein MQKQRVVITGLGVISPVGTGKDKFWKSLLEGKSGIDYITRFNCDEFPTKFAGEVKDYNPEEYIEKKELKRLDRFAQFGIGAAKMAIDDAGLDLSSVDATRVGVVLGCGIGGVETWEEQHRVLIEKGLKRVSPFFIPMMISNMAAGQISMFFNLKGPNYTVVTACASSTTAIGEAFRILQRNEADVMITGGTEAPITPLSLAGFSSMKALSTRNEDPSRASRPFDKDRDGFVMGEGAGILVMETLEHALKRGARIYAEVLGYGCTADAYHLTQPAPEGEGAKRAMLAAIRDAGIQPEEIDYINAHGTSTPLNDKYETMAIKGVFGEHAYKLLISSTKSMTGHLLGAAGAVEAIASVMTVYTDEVHPTINYENPDPECDLNYVPNTPVKKTINVALSNSMGFGGHNATIIIGKIKN; from the coding sequence ATGCAAAAACAGCGCGTAGTCATAACAGGGTTAGGAGTGATATCACCCGTCGGAACAGGAAAAGATAAGTTCTGGAAATCCCTTCTGGAAGGAAAATCCGGAATTGATTATATAACACGCTTTAATTGCGATGAATTTCCCACCAAATTCGCCGGGGAGGTAAAGGACTATAACCCGGAGGAATATATTGAGAAGAAGGAATTGAAGAGGCTGGATCGTTTTGCACAGTTCGGCATTGGAGCTGCGAAAATGGCCATAGATGACGCAGGCCTTGATTTGTCCTCCGTTGATGCAACTAGGGTCGGGGTCGTTTTGGGGTGCGGAATAGGCGGAGTAGAAACCTGGGAGGAACAGCATAGAGTTTTGATTGAAAAAGGACTAAAGCGAGTCAGCCCGTTTTTCATCCCGATGATGATATCCAACATGGCCGCAGGCCAGATCTCGATGTTTTTCAACCTCAAAGGACCCAATTATACGGTCGTTACCGCATGCGCTTCGAGTACCACGGCAATAGGCGAAGCCTTCAGGATACTCCAGAGGAACGAAGCGGACGTTATGATAACGGGCGGAACGGAAGCCCCAATTACCCCACTATCTCTGGCGGGCTTTTCTTCAATGAAGGCCCTATCTACCAGAAACGAAGATCCGTCCAGGGCCAGCCGTCCTTTTGATAAGGACAGAGACGGCTTCGTTATGGGAGAAGGGGCAGGTATCCTGGTAATGGAAACGCTGGAACATGCATTGAAAAGAGGAGCTCGAATATACGCTGAAGTTCTGGGATACGGATGTACGGCTGATGCCTACCATTTGACCCAACCGGCTCCCGAGGGGGAAGGAGCGAAAAGAGCCATGCTGGCGGCTATCAGGGATGCGGGAATACAACCTGAAGAAATAGATTACATTAACGCCCACGGTACCTCCACTCCGCTGAACGATAAATATGAGACGATGGCCATAAAAGGAGTATTCGGAGAACACGCATATAAACTGCTCATTAGTTCCACCAAGTCCATGACAGGGCATCTTCTCGGGGCAGCAGGAGCGGTGGAAGCGATTGCGTCTGTAATGACGGTATATACCGATGAGGTGCACCCCACCATCAATTATGAAAACCCGGACCCGGAATGTGACCTAAATTATGTGCCGAATACTCCCGTCAAGAAAACGATCAACGTGGCGCTCTCGAACTCCATGGGATTTGGAGGTCACAACGCTACCATAATAATAGGCAAGATAAAAAATTAA